The following proteins come from a genomic window of Hypanus sabinus isolate sHypSab1 chromosome 9, sHypSab1.hap1, whole genome shotgun sequence:
- the LOC132399858 gene encoding microtubule-associated protein RP/EB family member 1-like isoform X1, producing MAVNVYSTSVTSDNLSRHDMLAWINDSLQLSYTKIEQLCSGAAYCQFMDMLFPGCVGLKKVKFQAKLEHEYIHNFKLLQAAFKRMGVDKIIPVDKLVKGKFQDNFEFVQWFKKFFDANYDGKDYDPILARQGQDAGPPPNHSEQVLNKTKKTLSTGSTDDSPNATIREEPLKPSIFVTNLTRKIVTQKVYPTPKVSATPKPVSAAPKRPAMVGNGDAQVAELAQQINVLKITVEDLEKERDFYFGKLRNIELICQENEQDNDPVIQRIVEILYATDEGFAVPDVADEQPEEQEEY from the exons ATGGCAGTAAACGTTTATTCTACATCTGTGACCAGTGACAACCTAAGCCGGCATGATATGTTGGCTTGGATTAACGATTCTCTTCAATTGAGCTACACAAAAATTGAACAGCTGTGCTCTG GAGCAGCATATTGCCAGTTTATGGACATGCTTTTCCCCGGTTGTGTTGGATTGAAGAAGGTAAAATTTCAAGCCAAACTGGAACATGAATATATTCACAATTTCAagcttttacaagcagctttcaaGAGAATGGGTGTTGACAAA ATTATCCCTGTTGATAAACTAGTGAAAGGGAAGTTTCAAGATAATTTTGAGTTTGTTCAGTGGTTCAAGAAGTTCTTTGATGCAAACTACGATGGTAAAGATTATGATCCAATACTTGCTCGGCAAGGTCAGGATGCAGGCCCACCACCTAATCACAGTGAGCAGGTTTTGAACAAAACCAAGAAAACACTCAGTACTGGAAGCACAG ATGACAGTCCAAatgctaccatcagagaagagCCTCTGAAACCAAGTATCTTTGTAACAAATTTAACAAGAAAAATTG TAACTCAAAAGGTTTATCCAACACCAAAAGTTTCAGCTACTCCAAAACCTGTGTCAGCTGCACCAAAAAGGCCTGCGATGGTGGGGAATGGTGATGCACAAGTTGCGGAGTTAGCTCAACAG ATCAATGTACTAAAAATTACAGTGGAAGatcttgaaaaagaaagagacttTTATTTTGGCAAACTGAGAAATATTGAGTTAATCTGCCAAGAAAACGAACAAGATAATGATCCAGTGATCCAGCGAATTGTGGAGATTTTGTATGCAACTGAT GAGGGATTTGCTGTACCAGATGTAGCAGATGAACAGCCAGAAGAACAGGAAGAATATTAA
- the LOC132399858 gene encoding microtubule-associated protein RP/EB family member 1-like isoform X2, with product MAVNVYSTSVTSDNLSRHDMLAWINDSLQLSYTKIEQLCSGAAYCQFMDMLFPGCVGLKKVKFQAKLEHEYIHNFKLLQAAFKRMGVDKIIPVDKLVKGKFQDNFEFVQWFKKFFDANYDGKDYDPILARQGQDAGPPPNHSEQVLNKTKKTLSTGSTVTQKVYPTPKVSATPKPVSAAPKRPAMVGNGDAQVAELAQQINVLKITVEDLEKERDFYFGKLRNIELICQENEQDNDPVIQRIVEILYATDEGFAVPDVADEQPEEQEEY from the exons ATGGCAGTAAACGTTTATTCTACATCTGTGACCAGTGACAACCTAAGCCGGCATGATATGTTGGCTTGGATTAACGATTCTCTTCAATTGAGCTACACAAAAATTGAACAGCTGTGCTCTG GAGCAGCATATTGCCAGTTTATGGACATGCTTTTCCCCGGTTGTGTTGGATTGAAGAAGGTAAAATTTCAAGCCAAACTGGAACATGAATATATTCACAATTTCAagcttttacaagcagctttcaaGAGAATGGGTGTTGACAAA ATTATCCCTGTTGATAAACTAGTGAAAGGGAAGTTTCAAGATAATTTTGAGTTTGTTCAGTGGTTCAAGAAGTTCTTTGATGCAAACTACGATGGTAAAGATTATGATCCAATACTTGCTCGGCAAGGTCAGGATGCAGGCCCACCACCTAATCACAGTGAGCAGGTTTTGAACAAAACCAAGAAAACACTCAGTACTGGAAGCACAG TAACTCAAAAGGTTTATCCAACACCAAAAGTTTCAGCTACTCCAAAACCTGTGTCAGCTGCACCAAAAAGGCCTGCGATGGTGGGGAATGGTGATGCACAAGTTGCGGAGTTAGCTCAACAG ATCAATGTACTAAAAATTACAGTGGAAGatcttgaaaaagaaagagacttTTATTTTGGCAAACTGAGAAATATTGAGTTAATCTGCCAAGAAAACGAACAAGATAATGATCCAGTGATCCAGCGAATTGTGGAGATTTTGTATGCAACTGAT GAGGGATTTGCTGTACCAGATGTAGCAGATGAACAGCCAGAAGAACAGGAAGAATATTAA